Within the Montipora foliosa isolate CH-2021 chromosome 11, ASM3666993v2, whole genome shotgun sequence genome, the region AGGGAAATATTTTATGCAGAGCTTTACATTTAATTTAGCAGGCAGTTGACAGCAGAAGTGCTCATTTGCCAGTTGTGGTCAGCGGTGTTATCAGGGTGGTGGGTGGGTGGTGGTTACCATGATTTCCCACGCTTGTGTACTGTACAATTTGGGTTTAACTGTGGCATTGTAGATGTATGAAAAGCATGCTTGTCGAGAATTTTAACAGTGTGATGGGTGCCCGTCTCATGCCTGCATGGGCAGTCATGGCTGGGTTGCCACGATTTCCCAGCCATGGGAGCATCTAGGAGCTGGCTGCATTTAGTGGAAGTTGCTGGATATCTCAGGCACGCAACCACCACCAGTGATAGAGTTGTTCATAGGTCAAAAACTGACGAAGCCAACATGAACTTAAGGTATCTTTTTGCTGAGTCATATCAACATGAACCTTCCAATATCACTTTTAAGGTTGCACTGTTGACTGTGTAtaatagaaaaacaaaataaaatggatAATTTATTTACATCTACTTACCCATGAAGTCTGAGGAAAACCACTGCAATTCCAAGAGAAATTAAATCTCTTGACATCATCATAAGTTAATTCAGGCTCATTATCCTATGTTGGTAAACAACAATGACAATTTTGTTGGTACATGAAAATTTCTCCTAATCTCAAACCAATAAAACTAGTAATAGCTATcactaagtgccaacgaaacagtcaatataatacatacatgtagtttgcagatttgtatcagagttccaaaacacccaaaagtagttgtaatttttttattcgaaagtactgcaactcatcttataatacaataatagaaattgcacactttgtttcgccaacaacaatgtagatgtcaacgtgttttgcaatatggaaagtactgctgtaattttgaacggccgtaattttaacaggaatatataataattaagttgaataaaatcagtgccatgtaaaaaatcgccaaagcgttttcagactttttatgggaatcaaactctctcgcacatgaaagttgtttcatgtgtagaatttttattttgcaagatacagccatgaattacaagttaaatttactgcttaattaattgtgtactttgcaggcatattttctttgaaaattacaaaaacaaactgctctactcaCAGGCCTTAATCCGTAATTAACAACAGCCGATAAGAACACGTTCCctggtttagttttgagctcggtCACAATATAGCacacgatggttcgaaaataaatactAAAGAACACTCAAGCAAGTGTACATGTCagcacaatggtcagggaagtGGGAAAAATGTGCTTTCACTCACCTCcaaacacaagatcatcaatagtaGCGAGCatcatgcaagtttgtctaatgacatcacacatcaaaacatgcgctttcattggtccctactaaatctccagggaaccttacattacactacgtagccttacattacacttttcataGCATGattgagaatttttctgcctgctgcaataCTTCGGAGCTACGGGTCAGTAGCTCATGAGGCAAAGCCGAataggctattgacccgtggcccttgagggcgaagggtctaatattgttttagtatcactaaactagtcggacagaaaaggcaataataaagtttgtaaatgcaagttgaagaaatatttatttggccagaataaaacaaaagaaagtgtcacacttttcgctactcgaggactattactaatagtcatctagtagccaatcaaaatgcaggatttgcattagtccactagttgggtgatattaATAGTGATTAGCTGTCTACAAAGTTTACAATAGAGGGTGCCTTGAAAGGGACCAGTGGAAGACCAAAGAAGGAAAACTAAATTTCACTTTTCACTTTTTCCTAGTCTGATCACTGCTTTTGTTTTCAGCTAGGATCTTACATGTACACCCATTCCTGTACAACATTagttttaaataaatttcaattcaGCTTCAGAGActtgattaaaaaacaaaacatgaaaaagtaaaaagaacaaaattgttatttaatattattaatactAAACTAATATTACAAATCACATTAGTGAAAGATGACCACTCTCGCTAACCCTAAGCTCTCTGCTAACTCTGCTTCCCAAGCTCAATAAGTATTCTCTGTTATCTTAAAACATGCAATTTTACCAGGTTTGAATGATCTTCATTGCAATTCCAGTTCATAATGCCTTTCATGTACTGCGTAACTGGCATTTTCACACTATtgttctgaaaaacaaaatatacacgtgtcaaagctatttggttgaatTTTTTTACCATTAATTTTGTAGCATTATCCATACTTAGACATACATGTGTACAAGAACAATTGAGTATGTTTGCTATCATCCTATATATTCTTTTTACAGCTGACTAGCTAGTACgacatttttgaaatttgacaTTTGACCCTGGCATGGCAATCATCACATAGGACTTTAAGTTTCTTAAATGAATTACCTTTTCATATTAAGTTTTTTAGTGAGTGACAAGAGTTCCCCTTCAGCAATCAACCTTATTTCTTAATAGACTCATTTCCTGATATTTCATACATACCAGTCTGGTAGTGGATAATTAAAAGGTAGTAAACTAGTTAATGTTTTGCTTGCCTTTTTCCTGGTCATATTTACAAGTGTCTTGAAAGTTAAGCCTTCACCACAAATACAGTGATTTACAGGTCGTAAGAAAAACTAAATGtattcaaatgtagctttgaaACTTACagttaagtttaaaaaattcactTACATTTTTAGAGTGACTTTtacatgaccttgaaaaatgcaaaccatttaatttacttattgaaaaaaaaacaagcaccAATTTTCATGGGCTTAGCAAActcaaatgcaaacaatgtcatctctttcttgaaaatgattggggtttttcttttttatgtcaTTTGAAATgtagtaatgtgattgggcaatcaaaCTGTCTAGTCAGCCCATaataggagtttccttggcggcaataaggagaagctttgttttaatctttccAAACATTGGTATGTGAAACAAATcgtgaacactttttcaagatCATACGAAAGTCGCCCTAATAACAAAATAAGAAGCAGCTTCAGGAATGATTGACAGATTCCATAAGAATTTTAAGCGATCAATCAGCTGCTCTAGATTAGCTTATCGGTCTTCTGGCAAACACCTTACATTTAATTTAATGCATATGGAAACTAAGTGATGctgataaaaattaatgatatcCAATTTTCGAGAAGTATTAATCAGGTTTTCAAAAtgtgaaaataatgtaatttACCACAAGTTTACTGTATAggaaagatatctgtttacacacattgcttttgtttctcaaatgtgccaaccacaggaaccaaagaccctttgttttgacagcaaatgaggctctggttgacacattaatgacaataggtaacGTAAAAGGTTGGTTACGtaaacgatatcttccctattcgTATGATGCGTAGGATCGACCTGACAAAGCACCTTTAAATTCCAGTATTTTAATGTATGTGTTAATATGCTCGAAACTCATATTCAACAAGTGAAGCAACTGCTTCAGTTTGATGAGAAAAGTTCGGTATGTTTACGAAAAACCATCAATTTTTAATAGCCTTACCTTCGAATTCTCTAAAGCCGAAATTACAGTTTGTGAAGCTGACTCCGTCGATTGGTCGCCAGAAGGAGTTAGAGACTCCGCGTGCTTGAATTCCGCTGATAGCTCTAGCTCTTCAGATAGTCGCCTTTGCGGTAGAACGTCGAAATTCAGCAAAATTATCAAAACTACAACTAAAGATCCAACAAATATATAAACTCCGCATCTCCATGAGGCCATGGTTTCAAAACATCATGACCCCTCCCTCCACAAAATTTGGCACTTTTCGTCACTAGTGTCCAATCTTTCTCAGAGCTTCgaagaaaacaaagatggcgaccTCCTCTGCTCTTTCGAAATGTAAgagaaaatgtttatttgacACACGTTATCACTTTTGAGGAGGACCGGGTGGTTGTCGTATGCGTACCGTGATGAAAAAGATGTCTTACCCTCTGATGTGTCTCTATCGACGTTATTCAATAAAAGTCTCGTTTCCATGGACCCAAAACGATACAGGTGACCTATTTTTCTTGATGATTTCTTGATTATAGAAAAGGGCCTTCAGAATTAAGAGCTTTCAAaagttttcatttgatttgatttgatttgatttacgtTAATTTTTTGATTTCAGTTGTCCCGAATTGGTGCCCCAGTGATAGACTAGACATTTAAATAttaaaagttcctttccttatttTCCTTACCACTAGGAAGTGCGtttttaaaaacatattttcTCATTTTAGGGGTAGTGGTGTCAGATcactaaccccccccccccccccccaaacaccAACAGACATTCCACccccttttgaaggaaaatagggaGTAGGGGAAGTCTGCGGGTATCccccaaaattttttttgcatattttagtttttctcaagtggcatttcctgcattttgatgtcattttttgTGGTATTCTGTAAGGTCTTTGATCTTACCAATGCTTGTCCGCCATTTGTCTGGGCTGCTAAATGGAGTAAGACTGCCATCCTTTCGTGTCTGCACAAGATGGGGTGTTCAATGGAGAGACTGGGCAAGACATTATAGCACAAGAAAGTGTTATAAGTAACGTTTTACACTCAGATCGCAAAAAAATACACATGTACTTAAGATAGGCAATGcagttttttccttgtttttagaatttcatgataaatcggGAGAATCTGATAAAAATCGGGAGAGTGGGAGGCAACACATAAAATCAGGAAACTCCCGATCAAATCATGAGGGTTGGAATGTCTGCACCAATGTGTCgcaggttcaattcccagacttggtgtcataatattgtgggttgagtttgttggttctctattctgcttCCAAAGGTTGTTATCCGGGTAGTCCAGTTTTCTCTCCTCAAAAGCCGACACTTTGATTTGATTAGTGTTAATTTTAGTTAAAATGCAGTAACTACAGGAAATATGAAAtttcatataattataattattctgAAATTAGAAGAGATACTATAACAGGCTTACCTCCTTTCACTTAAGTAAGCATGGTAAACATGTCAAGACTATGTCGAGATGGTCCATGTGCTGTACAACAAAAGATGGTTTTatcaataaattaaaataacttTGTAATTGTTTGGAAAATGAATTATTGATAGTGGAACAGTGGTTACAGTAGTAAGaacaatcaataataataattatggctTTGTACGAGGTGTTTAGATTGAGCATTACTTCACTTCAGACAAATTCCTGATCTTgtaataattacaatattattgtagactgtacatgtatcttcaTGATATGGTTGTGTAACTAAAGATTCATTGAAACATTACACTATGTTTTACCGATTTAAATTTACCAGATATTTATCCCAAAGACCCCATGCTTCACAGGATGTGTGGAGCTCGGCTGCTGTACAACAAAATGAAGATGATTCCTGAGTAAGCGGTGTCTACAAATTCACTTGGTTTTGTATTGTTGCATAGTGTACATGTGTATGTtatggttaatttttttttaaaccagtgtAATTTTGAATTTCCAGTGTTTCAGATTAATGATAACaaatattagacaaagaaaaatcaaaattgaactggtttgagaaatttaatttcaaaccaAGACAAAAATTGGACCAGAACATAGGGCTGTATACAGTAGCTGGTGCACGAAAAGTGTGGCATATTCTAATTCACCTGTAATCAGAATGCTACATATCAACAATTTTATTTATCATTGCTTGATTTTAATACCTACATGACTTGTACAATGTGTTACCTTACATGCACTCTGTATCTTTTTGTTGAGCAGCCATTTAGATCCAAGGGAATTCCTTAAAAGTGTGAAGgtgaatataattattttaaagaatttttttaatattgcaaCAGTTGCAAAGTTCTGGTATTTTTTGTAATGCCATTATTTCTTGCAGGTCTTATCAGGACTCTTATTCTCATTACTCAATCCAGGACATGTGCACTTCTCAATCTGAAAAAATGTAGATCAGGAAGAATTACAATAACTGTACATAAACAAAATTGATATTAATAAtacactttatttaaagagggcgGCATGGAATAGTTGAGGtaactaataaacttgtggccctctatTAGTAGATCTTggtccatttcaatttcaatttagcttgttgttattgtttgtttgtttttcaatattattttgataattTACTAGTGTCGTTCCAAGTGGAAGTGCCAACTAGTTGTTTACAACAATACAAGCTAGCCTTTGAGTTGTACAACCGccagaaatacgtctgcgttcgcaggctagtttTCTCATTGCTGGCTTTAatattttgcttcttttctcttcattttagGACTGTGTCTTCACTGTGAGTGGGTTGATCTCTCAAATGGATCCTAAAAATGAACTAAGTGATTTATTGGGTAATAAAATAACTTGAAGCAGATTCTTGTTAATGATGTTGAGtccttgtttttttcaaaacctCCAGTGATCCATACCGTGTACCTGTAAAATTAAGCCATTTTTAAAACCAAGGTACTGCAAAGCTGTTCTTTTAGCATTTCCTTAATGTGCCAGGGAATTTATAGGATCCAGCTCATTAAGGCATAGCAGCATCCCTGGCCTGCCATATTTCTTCCCACAatgaacaaaaacgccatttaccgtttacaaatatcttcattagttccggagatatttaagtttgaagaatgggtaaaatatgcaaatgagatgactgatgacatcatacagtcaacccaatattatattgagtaatatataaatagagctaccttggccaatttacagtgcagaccattgaaacttggtagtctaatagttgtacaggaaacacacctgtggctataaaaaattctgttcccatggcaactcgcTCATTATCAGTCCCCAcgcacttgatttcaatatgttagtgatttcagcttgaaaaatgttaagcAAGGCCACAAACtggagctaacatatttatattattatttatttagatatctcttttcatcatatttgtacaaaatttggttgagtgtatgacatcatcacttggctaatttgcatattttaaaaactcgaaaagatatatttgaaaaaagtaaacagcatttttcttctcatgcagactaCTTGGTTATATATCAAAATGgattagataggaaagatgcaattttcatcatagtaccactttaataagATATTTGCATGAGGCCAAGCCTTCACATAACTTGCATATTTATTCACTTcagtaacaatagtaataataataataattagtagtagtagtactataCAACTACTACTGAATGCATCTGATATACTGAATCTGATAAGACagaatttgaaaataaattgttattgtGCCTAGAACAACAAGGAAAGTCCTCAAATGGAACAAAATGAttacataattattatattagtTCCAcgaacccactgactcctgaacTCAGGCGTTTCATTGGAAGCTCATCACTGGCGGTATGTCGCTGTCTGTTTGCGAAAAATTTGCCCCTCTCTGCCGGCTGCTCTGCCTTGATTTTTagtcaaacccttgtaaaagacagGATGTTGATTAGCCCAGGCATCtgcttcaaaagttattgaaccCCTGgaactgccccccccccccccccattgacaagtaaaatcgtctagcgtcAGACAGAGTAATGTAAACATCTACGAACAAAGTGATATGTGAAATAGATTGAaatgtggatatgaaatcaagtgaagctatgatcctcacagttatgaacgtaatgttagcaattattattgcttagagaagcctaGTAAAAAATTAAGGACTTtgacagggtttgaacccgtgagctTGCGATGCTGGTTtgacgctccaaccaactgagctataaagccactgatgttgggagctgcaTGGTCATTATTTTGTGGGTTCAAGTGTTCCCGtcatgaatgaatcaatgaaccaaatgataattatatgaaatgaattatgAAGATCACACCACTATTTAGTCATGCACTGATCATGTGCTGTTGTATCTGGCACAGGAAAAGGCACAGCATAGATTTGAATATGATTAGGGGCACATGACCAACatgatcaaccaatcacagtgcttgtTTTATTGCGTGTTTCTAGGTATATACAGTCATGTAATTACACATaatttatttgatatttttatataatgataaaatgttttaattattttgtgcattattatacatgtaatttcatgaaATTCCAGTCATAACATTCCTTACCTGAGCTCTTTGTTTTAGCCTGACCGCTGCGTTCTCATGTAATGCCATGTGTGGAGGGaaataaaagttcactgttctCTTTGAATGAAAACCTGTGGTGGAATCAATTAAGTCAAATTAAaagtgcatttttttttgtttacttattTACACTGTAGATGTCAGATTATACAAAGTTTTGAAAGAAGCATTTGCTACAATATCAGATAACAATCTTAACTTGCACTTGGTGAGTACCTATTAAAATACTACCAATGTTGTTCTTGTCTCTGTTGGGAGTATTAAAAATACGAGGATTTGTAGTTTTCCAGTGGTACCTCATGACGTCTAATGATACCTGTTTTGTAACATTCTTTTTGTTATCCTAATTTAATGCTCCAACTACTGGAACAAAAAATCTTTTGGTTTGGCAGCCAAcaaggctctggttggcacatcaataacaatgggtgacatcAACAACATATCTTccctatttttattattacttttgATTGAATTCAGTTTATCATCTTTCGTTAGTAAGTATTACTGATTTTCTACATTATTTCATttctatttaataataattactgcGTTGATTACTTCTAGGTAAATACTAGATTTTTGAACTTAGAGTCTCAACCAATAATTATTTAGTACAGCATGTTGGTAATATTGGGGTGTACCACCAGACACCAGATGGTGGCCTTTGAATTTGAAAATAGCTAAAACTGGGAAAGCTGTCAAAGGCCTGAAATTATTCTCTAATTTCATGAGTGTACCATTTGATTAGCCATTAATATCATATGTGACAAGTTATTTTCATAAGATGcgcgtttttttgtttttagcactgtgggaaaagttgccatggaaacattGAAATTTCTTGCTGAAATTTCGCACCAAGATTAAGGATTTATTTCTCAcccatgttgttgttgttgttgttgttgttattattattattattattattatcattattattattactattattattatttcattccATATTTGATCCCCTTGAGATGATTCGATTTTAATTGATTTGCAGGAAGCGTATCATTAGCAGTCAAGAGCATTTATGCTGCGCTGTAATTATATGGTGTTATATTCTTGAATTAAGTGATAATATTATGTTTTTAATTACTTGAGTTCTGTTACTCATGAATGTTTCAATTGATTTTTATGTATTTTAGGAGGTGTCAAATGTATCCAATCTGCACATCACAGGTACACTTGTCCATGTCATTATTTGGATaaaatttctttgtttgatATTTGGCTGAGAACTACAAGTGCATGTATCTAAGTTGTGGTGTCTACATTCTGTTATTACGTTGTACATTGGGCGGACCAACACTCAGTTTTTTTAGTCTAATACATATActccattcacaccaacaagacatatTAAATTAacctgggtttaacaaaatgaaaatcagtcacAGAGAAATGAAGGAATGGTTTTTACATGAGATTCAGGTGAGTTTCAATACATGCTTTGACAtgtgctaaatttgtagtcGACACAAATCAGTAtgcatgatttaaaaagaaaatactttgaaatcatgtttaactaaacatcttcaaaacatgtttaaggtttggtgtgaatggggcatAAGAGTAACTGAAAAGAtggtgctgcctttgtaattgcatAGACTCTCCAGTCTCCTTGGACAGTGGCAATAAACTGTTACTGCACACCCTGTCTCATAACACTCAGTGATAACCCTCAGA harbors:
- the LOC137974975 gene encoding uncharacterized protein isoform X2, yielding MRTVMKKMSYPLMCLYRRYSIKVSFPWTQNDTDIYPKDPMLHRMCGARLLYNKMKMIPDHLDPREFLKSVKDCVFTVSGLISQMDPKNELSDLLDVRLYKVLKEAFATISDNNLNLHLEVSNVSNLHITAVRYALGTFPLSRDCYVIGLLGQKFFIEPTDVEKYRENQNGLFTLDSRIAERWIEKFQIGVKFVTKEKFYIARGDGSVVQGLSHSVLSHHTWMFESEFNREKWMSQHSYQPSYAECLVCKAKSLE